Within Deltaproteobacteria bacterium, the genomic segment AATGGAACTCAAGGCACCACCTAAGACCACGGCCGACTCGACCACCCCTCCGCGCTGGGCCATACCATGGACCTCACTGACGTTGACGGGAATGCCTGCCAACAGGGCCGCTTCCCCTAAAACCCGGGAGGACAATAGATTTCCCTGACCTCCCACACCAACAAAGACAATCCGTCTAATATCCATAAGCCCTCCTCTTATTTCCTGGGCAAAATAGCATGTTCCGGGCAGACTTGGGTGCAGACCGCACAGCCGATGCACAGGTTCTCATTGATCCTGACCTGATTTTCTTCCACATAAAAAGCCGGACAGGCGAATAAATTGACACAGTCCCGATGATTTTTGCACCGGCTTTCGCTGATCATAAAGGTGCGTGTCTTGGTCGGCGGGGCAACCTTTTTGGCATACAAGGGGCATATTTCTTTGGAGATAATTACGGAAACCCCCTGGTAGTCCATAGCTTTTTGAACGGCCTCCATGGTTTCCTTAACCTTTCTGGGGGTCACGACCGAGATTTGTTTAACCCCGATCCCGCGAACCACCTCTTCAATAGAGATCCGGGTATCGGGCTGTCCCAACAAGGCCATGTCAACACCCGGATGAGGCTGATGGCCGGTCATGGCCGTGGTCTCGTTGTCCAGGATGACCAGGGTGAAGTTGTGGTTGTGA encodes:
- a CDS encoding 4Fe-4S binding protein, translated to AGEEAIYPSDIGCYTLGMLPPLSMADFLICMGSSVSSAAGFSKATGKPVIAFIGDSTFFHSGITGLVNAVHHNHNFTLVILDNETTAMTGHQPHPGVDMALLGQPDTRISIEEVVRGIGVKQISVVTPRKVKETMEAVQKAMDYQGVSVIISKEICPLYAKKVAPPTKTRTFMISESRCKNHRDCVNLFACPAFYVEENQVRINENLCIGCAVCTQVCPEHAILPRK